The following proteins come from a genomic window of Candidatus Dadabacteria bacterium:
- a CDS encoding aldehyde dehydrogenase family protein: protein MNSTTKPFHLIINGKKVPTGRCFEVLNPANEEVAGLASLARKKDLDDAVRAAQTAFEKWREVPESQRQAACLEIASKIEENTEELARILTAEQGKPLNGLGSRWEIGAAVAWTRYTASLSLPVKVIQDNDEGRVELHRKPIGVVGSITPWNFPVLIAIWHIVPAVLSGNTVVSKPSPFTPLSTLRLVELMNEVLPEGVVNCIAGKDRLGAAMTAHEGIGKIVFTGSCATGQKIMANSAETMKRLTLELGGNDAGIVLPDVDPKQIAEGLFWGAFINSGQTCAALKRLYVHDDVYDEVCGELVELARKMKVGEGTNEDVVLGPVQNRKQYDIVARLVRSAESKGRVLLGGDPGEIREEMGGKGYFYPLTIIADLENGDPLVDQEQFGPVLPIIRYHHIEEAIEKANDNPNGLGGSVWSQDIEKAREIANRMECGSVWINKHGMIQPNAPFGGVKRSGFGVEFAEEGLVEYTDIQVVFS from the coding sequence ATGAACTCAACAACAAAACCATTCCACCTTATCATCAACGGCAAGAAGGTCCCTACCGGGCGATGCTTTGAAGTGCTGAATCCCGCTAACGAAGAAGTGGCCGGGCTTGCGTCGCTGGCAAGAAAGAAAGATCTGGATGATGCCGTGCGAGCCGCCCAGACGGCGTTTGAAAAATGGCGCGAAGTGCCCGAATCGCAAAGACAGGCAGCATGTCTGGAAATTGCCTCCAAAATCGAGGAAAACACAGAGGAACTCGCCCGCATTCTGACCGCTGAGCAGGGCAAGCCCCTAAATGGCCTAGGCTCACGCTGGGAAATCGGCGCCGCGGTAGCATGGACTCGCTACACGGCCAGCCTTTCCCTGCCGGTTAAGGTCATTCAGGACAACGATGAGGGAAGGGTCGAGCTTCACCGCAAGCCGATCGGTGTCGTGGGCTCGATTACTCCCTGGAACTTTCCGGTTCTGATCGCAATCTGGCATATCGTTCCTGCTGTTCTCTCGGGCAACACGGTAGTGTCCAAGCCCTCCCCCTTTACGCCCCTGTCAACGCTGCGCCTTGTTGAACTCATGAACGAGGTGCTGCCAGAAGGCGTGGTCAACTGCATTGCCGGTAAAGACAGGCTGGGCGCCGCAATGACGGCGCATGAAGGGATCGGCAAGATTGTTTTCACCGGTTCCTGCGCAACCGGCCAGAAGATCATGGCGAACTCTGCGGAAACCATGAAGCGGCTTACTCTTGAACTAGGGGGAAACGACGCTGGAATCGTTCTTCCGGACGTCGATCCCAAGCAGATCGCCGAAGGGCTTTTCTGGGGCGCGTTCATCAATAGCGGCCAGACCTGCGCGGCGTTAAAACGGCTCTACGTTCATGATGATGTGTACGATGAGGTCTGCGGTGAACTGGTTGAACTCGCCCGAAAGATGAAGGTTGGCGAGGGTACGAACGAGGATGTCGTTCTGGGTCCGGTCCAGAACCGAAAGCAGTACGATATTGTGGCCAGATTGGTGCGAAGCGCGGAGTCCAAGGGACGCGTTCTCCTGGGCGGAGACCCCGGAGAGATACGGGAAGAAATGGGCGGGAAGGGATATTTTTATCCCCTCACGATCATAGCCGACCTGGAAAACGGAGACCCCTTGGTTGATCAGGAACAGTTCGGTCCCGTTCTGCCGATCATCCGCTATCACCATATTGAGGAAGCGATCGAGAAGGCAAACGACAATCCGAACGGTCTCGGGGGTTCGGTCTGGAGCCAGGACATAGAAAAGGCAAGAGAGATCGCGAACCGGATGGAATGCGGTTCGGTCTGGATAAACAAGCACGGAATGATCCAGCCCAACGCCCCGTTCGGCGGGGTAAAACGCTCGGGCTTCGGTGTTGAATTCGCAGAGGAAGGTCTGGTGGAATACACGGATATTCAGGTTGTCTTTTCCTGA
- a CDS encoding helix-turn-helix transcriptional regulator, with protein sequence MERNIRLNWNLLVKEAIKRRKERKISQRRLATIAEVSQPTVSRFEQQKQDIQLSSAIKIFDVLGLIER encoded by the coding sequence ATGGAACGGAACATTCGACTCAATTGGAACTTACTTGTCAAAGAGGCCATAAAGCGGCGCAAGGAACGAAAAATCTCTCAACGTCGCTTAGCCACTATAGCGGAGGTGAGTCAACCGACGGTCTCGCGTTTTGAGCAGCAAAAGCAAGACATTCAGTTGTCAAGTGCTATTAAAATCTTTGATGTTCTGGGGTTGATAGAGAGATAA